CATCATTCAGTAGCCATAATCTTGTCGCCTTCCTGCACTTCCTTGTTCTCAACGTAGGTCGTCGGCGCACCGGGAGGTACGAGGTGGTGCCGGCAATAATTTGGCGAGGTTTTTCCCAATGCCTTTACGGAGGGGGCGCATCTGACATTTGTTCCCTGGCGTTCCTTACACTGAATAAAGTCCATCTCCTTCTGACAGCCGCAGGAGAACGCAATCTGCAGATTGGTGCACATGTTTATGTGCGGGTTCTGGCAGGGTATGAAGATTTATCAGTCAAGTTGCTATGTCGACGTGACGTGAAGATTGAGCGGTGGTTAAGCTGGTTGTAAGGGTTTGAGTGAGCTTGAGAGTGTCGAGTAGTCGTGTGCTTGGCTGATGGTAGTTATTGGTAGATAGTAGTCGTAGATGAGATAATACCGtatgagagaggaaggaaatggagTAGAGTACTTCaggtagagaaagaagagtgaGAGAAGCTACAGAAAGATCTATttaggtggaggagagggaagagccAAAAGACAGAGGTCCAGCTTGAATAGCCCTGGCGTCTGTATCAGTTTGGAATTGAGGTATGAGTCTCGTGTGAGGAATGTATGCTGTTTAAATATTGAGATAGTATAGTTCAACCCGATCAAGGGGATCTGGTCCAATCAGCTACCAAGTCGACGTATATCTGAACCCTGAGTTGCTTTTCCTTCGGTCCTGCTTTATATGCAGGAACCCTGATCGAGATCCTATGTCTGACCCTCAGCTGTGGGATCTGAGCTTATGGTGAGATCCTTTCTCAGTAAAACTGTCTTCAACACTAAGCTGCCTGAGAGTAATCCAAATGAGGTGGTGTGGCCAATTGATTGATCCAGTAGAAAATGAGGTCGAGTTTGTATGGGCTGAATTATATATCGTAAGCCCGTGCAGGTGTTGGTGACTCGTATACTCGGAACAATATGATACGTCAGCAATCTTCTCGCAGTGTGGTAGAATCTAGCCTAAAGCTTGCGAAGCACACTAATTTAATGCTGGAAATATTTGCGGTGAGGAAATCAGCACAACGGAAGAAACAAGAACGATTGATGAAGAGTAAACCGTAGTAGTGGTGTCTTCAGTTGCGGAGTACCTCGGTATAGTAATCAATAATGTCACTGTGGTAAGAAGTTTTAGACAGAGCCTCCGTAGCAGATCTGCGAGATGGATGGTTGAATGAAGTAGCTCAAATCTGAGTCATACTTGTCGATTTTCCAGAAATGGAAAAGATTTCCGATAGGAATGACAAGGACTAGCAATGTGTTAGCTAGAAATATCTTAGTGTACCCTTCCAGATAATGACAGCTACCGACGGCAGATACATCGGGTCCAATAGTAGTATTTGGATACTAGAGCTATGGATTAGCGGACAAGTGAAGGAGACATGAAAGTACAACGGTCTCAATCCACTCATTCGTACAATATCAGAGTCGCGTGATAATAGGAAGGTGAAGCCTCTCAAGTCGCTGTCGTCCCCCTTCATACAGCCTCTGACCTAGCTAGACCTTTAGATCTGGCCCAATAACCATCCGCTGGGTTTTGATTTTTACAAGTTCAAGTGAGACATTGACTATAAGCTGACGCTTATCATATGGTTCGTCTGACAAGTAGACTTGTTCTACAGCTCTTCACATTTGACAGTAATCCGCTTGGGTCTGAATAaccttcctcctttctcctAAGCTTCAGTCACCAATACCACCATCCCAATCAACCCAGTCAAACGTGTTCAGCAACTGTAAATGTGGATATTGCGGGAGCTCATCATCCAGAAACGGTGCCACAGACTGCGGCTGCTCAACTCCAGGCGGATCGGGATCCAATATCCGGTCCAAAGACCGACTCAGGATCCTCCGTATGGAACGTACGATGCCCTTGCTGGAAGCCTCAGTCTCGATCCAGTCCAGGCATACCACCAGCAGGCTAAGGTTCTGAATGATTGGTGATCGTGGAAGGCGTATTTGACAGCTTTGCGGGTGTGTGGCTTGTCGCAGGAGCTCCAGACAGAGGATGCCGCTTGCTGGAATCGCGTACGACATGGTCTTTTAGTCGTGTTAGAGACAAAAATAACTGTTTCGAGTTATATCATAGATACATGGAACCCGAATACGTACCAGCCACTCAAAGTCAGCGTACAGACCAACAAATcggtctttcttcctccagaagatcaaggtcaaGTCCAGCATTTCATGACTCACTTCGACAAGGTCTTGCCCGGTGACGATATTGTGTCGCTTCAACAGCCGTTCCAAGAGAAATAGGTTCAAGAGATATTCCAAACGCGTAAGGATCTGTGCATAGAGGACATATCCGGAAACATTGGTGTTGCTGAGCTCGGACTTTGAAAATTGAATCACGGAAGGAAGTTGCACGTATGTGTCATGGGACCGTTGCTTTAAATTTCTGGTACTAATGTTAGAAGGTACGTGCGTGGCTTGGAGTAACGCACATGGCCTTATTGACGGATCCATCAGCCAGATTATCCACTGAACTTTCTAAAACCTCCAAGACCTCATGTCGGATACGAGCGAAGCTCGTGCGCGATCGTAAGATTGTTGTAGAGTAGATCTGGTTGTCTTTGTTCCATCCGCGGGAGTCTAATTGCGCAGTGGCAGACGGAAGATCGCTAGACAATAGGGCATCATCACTCAGATCTAGTGGCAGCCTGGTAGATGAATATGCCCGACTCAAGAGAGGGGGGCGCCCCGTGAAAGTCGAAATGACCTTGTCAATATTGAAAACAGCGGCATAGAGCCTCCTTTTCAGTTCGTGAGGGAGACTCACAGTTTCTGCCTCTGTTTCAAGCTCGCGATGAAGTCCGAGAGAAGTAGTCACGGCGACTAGCTCGCCATGCTGTGTCCAGTGGGAGAAACCTTACTTGGGTTAGACAAGAGGCATGTTTGATCTATAATGCCACCTACTCTTGTCACCGCTCAGAATGCCCTCCAGAATATTATGCTTGTACAACAGATACACAAAAAGAAGATTGATGGAGCCAAGCTGTTTGCATAGATCAATGCATAACGATGCACAGCGTTTGAAGTGCGTCATCAGTTGTTTGGCGTTTGTAACAGATGAATGTGCCTGACAATATTCGGCGACCGCTTGACTttccgacgacgaggagatTGCTCCGCAAGCCCAGTAGGTATACAAAATGCCAAGAGTTTCCCATCGCATCCGTGTCCCTGTAAAGGAGGCCAGCCAGGCGTGCGGATCCTGGTTTTTTTGTAGCGGTATTTTGCTATTCCGGGTGAGAATTGCAGCTGTTTCCAGCATGTCTTCTTCCGACCGTCGTCGTAGCGCTGGCCGGAAAGCATTCCACATTCTGTCCGATGAGTGATGCCCTGCCAGCCGGACCCAGCCATCGTTGGGATTGATGTGGCTTGAAAAGAGCATGGAGCAGTTACGCTCCTCCGGTATATGGCTCAGAATCCGAGCGCCGAGCTGCACAAGTGGTGTGTCAACTTGGGGATCTGGGGCCGGGTCTCGTCGTATTCCTGAAGTTTTGTTGGCATCCTCCAACTCAAAGCAATCACCATGTTCCATAAAAACCGAGGTGAAGCTCGTTGGACCTAGGTATTCGTTCGAGCTTTCGATAAGGGGCGTGCTCCGGTCCGCAACCCGGTGGTTCCCTGGGGATGCTGCATGGACCTCAGAAAATGGGACACCTGGTCCTACAAGTGATCGTGGAGTTTCCTCCGAGGACGCGCATTTTGTGCTGGTCGACTGTGACAGGTAGATGCATTCGAGTGAATGCTTCTGGCATCGTTGACATGTCGGCTGATTGTGATCACAAGCTAGTTTCCGTCTGCGACAGGCCTCACAGGCAGCCCTGCGACCGTTGCGCCGCCGCAGAGGAGGCATAGCACCGAAGGTTACCAGATAGCACCGACACAAATCAAAGAACTTCCACAGCGTCGGTGTAGATTATGCTAGTCGTTAGTGCCGGAAAGCCACTCGGCGTTCGGGATGACCATAATCATTCCCGATTGGCTCTGCCCCGATAAGCCTCTCCGTAAGGCCTCAATATCCTGGTAATCAAGCTGGTCATTGGGTGGTGCTTCATTCGACTCTGGGTTCCTATTAATTATTTCGTACAGCCGAAAGCCGATTCCGATATCCGTACCTTACGGCCAAACAGCATATATGCATGTGTTCGACTCGACACCGACATGCCATTCCAGTATCCCCAACGATCTATTCAGGAAAATGGTAAGATCCAAACTCCAGGTACATATACATAACAATGCAGACGATGCGCTATGCGTGTTCTCCGACGGGGATATGGTCTCAGGCGACATCAGTATTCACGTGGAGAACAATAACCACTACTCCGATCTGGTGATCATGCTTGAAGGTAAAGTCCTTACATCGCCTACTGGAGAGACTATGCTAATATTCTGCTTTATACAGGGGTGACCACAGTATCCATGCAGCATGAAGTAGGAGTCAAACTTCAGAGCACCCAGACTTTTCTGCGTCTCAGCCAGAAGACGCGAATTGATTCTCCTGGGATCTTCCCATTTACATTCGTCATCCCATCAGCTCTGCCCACTGAATCATGCAGCCACGTCGTGTCCGATCCACTCGTGCGATACGCGCATACAGCGCTGCCTCCTTCTCTAGGGGGCAAAACTCCATGTGCCACCGAAAGCAACAAAACTGACACTCTTACCCCAAATGCGGTACAGATTCGCTACTGCATCAAGGCAACTCTCCAAGCTTGTCAGCAAGACCACGAACCGGTGCTCAGCACTATCAGGGAGATATATGTTATTCCCACTCTTTCGTCGGAGAGGCCACCCCCGGCCTTCACTCCTGCAAGAAGTGACTCGGATAAGCCTTCTCAACTGGCTCTGGAAAAGCATAAATCCCCAATGAAAGCCCAAATCGTACGTAACATCTTCCGACGAAAAGAGGGCCGCCTCGTCAGTGAGGTCCTGCAGGCAGGACCGCTTACCATGCACCTTCACCGACAACGACCTACAGAGGCCACAATTCCCCTTCGACTCCGGTACTATTCAGACTCGGGAGTTCATCCTCGCTTACACAATTTGACTATTTCCATACGTGCATCGACATTTTTTGGTCTGTCTCCTAGCCCGGATATCTCTTATCAAAACCAAAGTCAACAATCGAGTGTTTACACGAAGAGTCTGCATATCGCCACCCAAGACATGTCCAATACAACATGGGAGGCTACGCCATGCCTCACAGAAACGGATCCACAGATTGAGATGAAGTATGAGGCCCTTGTTCCGGTGTCGTTCAGTCTCTCCCCCGACAGACCTTTCGTGCCCACTTTTCATTCATGTGTGGTGGGCCGAAGCTACGAGCTTGAGGTCCGAGTATACTATCAAGTT
The window above is part of the Aspergillus luchuensis IFO 4308 DNA, chromosome 8, nearly complete sequence genome. Proteins encoded here:
- a CDS encoding uncharacterized protein (COG:S;~EggNog:ENOG410PIJ9;~InterPro:IPR036864,IPR007219,IPR001138;~PFAM:PF00172,PF04082;~antiSMASH:Cluster_8.10;~go_function: GO:0000981 - DNA-binding transcription factor activity, RNA polymerase II-specific [Evidence IEA];~go_function: GO:0003677 - DNA binding [Evidence IEA];~go_function: GO:0008270 - zinc ion binding [Evidence IEA];~go_process: GO:0006351 - transcription, DNA-templated [Evidence IEA];~go_process: GO:0006355 - regulation of transcription, DNA-templated [Evidence IEA]), whose product is MPPLRRRNGRRAACEACRRRKLACDHNQPTCQRCQKHSLECIYLSQSTSTKCASSEETPRSLVGPGVPFSEVHAASPGNHRVADRSTPLIESSNEYLGPTSFTSVFMEHGDCFELEDANKTSGIRRDPAPDPQVDTPLVQLGARILSHIPEERNCSMLFSSHINPNDGWVRLAGHHSSDRMWNAFRPALRRRSEEDMLETAAILTRNSKIPLQKNQDPHAWLASFTGTRMRWETLGILYTYWACGAISSSSESQAVAEYCQAHSSVTNAKQLMTHFKRCASLCIDLCKQLGSINLLFVYLLYKHNILEGILSGDKSFSHWTQHGELVAVTTSLGLHRELETEAETVSLPHELKRRLYAAVFNIDKVISTFTGRPPLLSRAYSSTRLPLDLSDDALLSSDLPSATAQLDSRGWNKDNQIYSTTILRSRTSFARIRHEVLEVLESSVDNLADGSVNKAINLKQRSHDTYVQLPSVIQFSKSELSNTNVSGYVLYAQILTRLEYLLNLFLLERLLKRHNIVTGQDLVEVSHEMLDLTLIFWRKKDRFVGLYADFEWLTMSYAIPASGILCLELLRQATHPQSCQIRLPRSPIIQNLSLLVVCLDWIETEASSKGIVRSIRRILSRSLDRILDPDPPGVEQPQSVAPFLDDELPQYPHLQLLNTFDWVDWDGGIGD
- a CDS encoding uncharacterized protein (COG:S;~EggNog:ENOG410PJ77;~antiSMASH:Cluster_8.10); protein product: MVSGDISIHVENNNHYSDLVIMLEGVTTVSMQHEVGVKLQSTQTFLRLSQKTRIDSPGIFPFTFVIPSALPTESCSHVVSDPLVRYAHTALPPSLGGKTPCATESNKTDTLTPNAVQIRYCIKATLQACQQDHEPVLSTIREIYVIPTLSSERPPPAFTPARSDSDKPSQLALEKHKSPMKAQIVRNIFRRKEGRLVSEVLQAGPLTMHLHRQRPTEATIPLRLRYYSDSGVHPRLHNLTISIRASTFFGLSPSPDISYQNQSQQSSVYTKSLHIATQDMSNTTWEATPCLTETDPQIEMKYEALVPVSFSLSPDRPFVPTFHSCVVGRSYELEVRVYYQVGRETIFPRRITTTLPLVITMSNR